The genomic stretch CGGCGTCGAGCGGCTCGGCGTAGAGCCGGGCGACGTGGTCCGCGCGACGCTCGAGCACGATGCGCTGGTTGATGTAGCCCTTGTCGGTGATCTCACCCGCGTCGATGCTCGGCGGCTCGGCCAGCAGCAGCAGCCGTTCGATCCGCGAGGCCGAGCCGGCGCCGTCGTTGAGCGCGGCGAGCCGCGCCGCGAGGTGGGCGCACAGGGTGGGGTCGTCGAGCGCGACGTCGTCGTCGGCGCCGCCGCAGACCCGCCGCGCCTCGGCCTGGTTGACCCACGCGAGCGCGGCGACGGCGTCGCGGTCCTGGCCGCAGATGACCGCGTCCGTGAGCACCCCGGCGGTCGAGACGAGCTGCGTGCGCAGCCGGCCGACGGTGACCCAGGTGCCGGTGACGAGCTTGAAGTCCTCGGCCAGGCGCCCGTCGAACATCAGCCCCTGCGCGGGATCGGCGGGGTCGGCGAGGCGCACCGCGTCGCCCGTCAGGTAGAAGCCCTCCTCGTCGAACGCGCGCGCCGTAGCGTCCGGATCGCGGTGGTAGCCGGGCGTGACGTTCGGCCCCTTGACCCGGACCTCCCGCTTCTCGCCGGCGGGTGTGAGCTTCAGCGTCACGCCGGGGATCGGCACGCCGATGCATCCGCAGACGGAGTCGGGGAAGTGCGCCGACGTGGCGCCGGGAGCGGTCTCGGTCGTGCCCCAGGAGGCGGTCAGCGGGACCGGGTGGTCGGCGTGCTCGTCGGCCAGCGCGCGCATGCGCTCCCAGACTGCCGGCGGCAGCGCGGCGGCGGCGTAGAACATGAAGCGCAGGCGGGCGAAGAAGCGCCGCGCGAGGTCTGCGTCGGCCTCGAGCGCGCCCGCGAGCAGCGCGAAGCCGGCAGGGACGTTGTAGTAGACCGTGGGGGAGACGTCGCGCAGGGCGCTCACGGTGCGAGGGAAGAGCGCCGGCGCAGGCTTGCCGTCGTCGATGTACAGCGTGCCGCCGAACGCGATCGTCTGGTTGAGGTTGTGGTTGCCGCCGAAGGTGTGGCTCCAGGGCAGCCAGTCGACGAGCACGGGAGGCTCGTGGTGCAGGAACGGCCAGATCTGGCCCAGCGACTGCTGGTTGGAGCACAGCATCCGGTGCGTGTTGATCACGCCCTTCGGCGCGCCCGTCGAGCCGGACGTGAAGAGGATCTTGGCGACCGTGTCCGGGCCGAGCGCGGCGACGGCGCGCTCGACGTCCGGGCCGGGCTCCGTGGCGGCGAGATCGGCGAACGCGTCGAGGCCGGCGACCTGCTGTGCGACCCGGTCGCTCACGGCGCCGAGCGCGGCGGCGAACGGGTCGGCGTCGGCGGCGAAGACCATCGCGGGCTCGCACAGCTCGACGATCTGGCGCAGGCGGCGGTGGTCCTTCGACATGAGCGAGTACGCCACGCTCACCGGCAGGACGGGCACGCCGGCCGTCAAGGCGCCGAGGGCCATCACGAGATGGGCGAGCGAGTTGCCGCTGAGGATCATCAGCGGGCGGTCGGCACCGAG from Capillimicrobium parvum encodes the following:
- a CDS encoding feruloyl-CoA synthase — translated: MAVSPTATPLFATPRILAEERPDGTLILRSADPLGAYPPSLVHAFRAQSEAHPDRVFAAERAPGAEPWTTLTWGDARTRADGVAQALLDRGLGADRPLMILSGNSLAHLVMALGALTAGVPVLPVSVAYSLMSKDHRRLRQIVELCEPAMVFAADADPFAAALGAVSDRVAQQVAGLDAFADLAATEPGPDVERAVAALGPDTVAKILFTSGSTGAPKGVINTHRMLCSNQQSLGQIWPFLHHEPPVLVDWLPWSHTFGGNHNLNQTIAFGGTLYIDDGKPAPALFPRTVSALRDVSPTVYYNVPAGFALLAGALEADADLARRFFARLRFMFYAAAALPPAVWERMRALADEHADHPVPLTASWGTTETAPGATSAHFPDSVCGCIGVPIPGVTLKLTPAGEKREVRVKGPNVTPGYHRDPDATARAFDEEGFYLTGDAVRLADPADPAQGLMFDGRLAEDFKLVTGTWVTVGRLRTQLVSTAGVLTDAVICGQDRDAVAALAWVNQAEARRVCGGADDDVALDDPTLCAHLAARLAALNDGAGSASRIERLLLLAEPPSIDAGEITDKGYINQRIVLERRADHVARLYAEPLDAAVIVPAS